Proteins encoded by one window of Antechinus flavipes isolate AdamAnt ecotype Samford, QLD, Australia chromosome 4, AdamAnt_v2, whole genome shotgun sequence:
- the C4H17orf58 gene encoding UPF0450 protein C17orf58 homolog: MPSERAFWLLCLLIASSSETPVTERKDSLSYPIEKTWAQGSLGAHTPGTWRDKWRKTRPRPRMENSTGARKDITLELRSPWPPRMAVAPLDNSVNKRRQSRRVTWPMLLYPRAQGPPFSGPGPAWVEDQCPPVEGHLNSPGRTSPDQEGAPLSNRSKASWLSHQQARLRPPSRGIGHMEKICETDCKWDMDEKEFYCMSEFAVNGIVHDVEVIGEGIRLVSLLVNSHGLYKTNRLYVTPDGFFFRIHVLVLDSSSCNKPYADFKFGSRYIVMGHIYHKRRQLSTALLQVLQGRLRPGDGLLRSSSSYVKRFNRKREEKIQRAAHTKCI; encoded by the exons ATTCACTCTCATATCCAATAGAGAAGACTTGGGCTCAAGGCTCACTGGGAGCCCACACTCCTGGAACCTGGAGGGACAAGTGGAGGAAGACCAGACCCCGGCCTCGGATGGAGAACAGCACTGGTGCTCGAAAGGACATAACCTTGGAACTGAGAAGCCCGTGGCCACCTCGTATGGCAGTTGCGCCACTGGACAATAGCGTCAACAAGCGGCGCCAGTCCCGGCGGGTGACTTGGCCCATGCTCTTGTACCCACGGGCTCAAGGGCCACCCTTCTCTGGTCCTGGGCCTGCGTGGGTGGAGGACCAGTGCCCACCCGTTGAGGGGCACCTCAACTCTCCTGGACGAACCAGTCCTGACCAGGAGGGAGCACCCCTGAGCAACCGATCAAAAGCTTCCTGGCTCAGCCATCAGCAGGCCCGCCTTCGCCCGCCCAGCAGAG gtATTGGACACATGGAGAAAATCTGTGAGACTGACTGCAAATGGGATATGGATGAAAAGGAATTCTATTGCATGAGTGAATTTG CAGTGAATGGAATCGTTCATGATGTAGAAGTAATTGGTGAAGGCATCCGGCTGGTCTCTCTGCTGGTCAATAGTCATGGGCTGTACAAGACAAACCGCCTGTATGTCACCCCAGATGGCTTCTTCTTCAGAATACATGTGCTTGTATTGGATTCCTCCAGCTGCAATAAACCATATGCAGATTTTAAATTTG gtagcaGGTATATCGTAATGGGTCACATCTACCACAAGAGAAGGCAGCTCTCCACAGCTTTGCTGCAGGTGTTACAAGGGCGTCTAAGACCTGGAGATGGATTGCTCAGGAGCAGTAGCAGTTATGTGAAAAGATTTAACCgcaaaagggaggagaaaatccAAAGGGCAGCTCATACCAAGTGTATCTGA